Within the Vespa crabro chromosome 5, iyVesCrab1.2, whole genome shotgun sequence genome, the region GAACGTACGACGAAGCttctaaaaaaataatgaatattaatgaaaaaaagaataaaaatagtgcCTCTctgtaaaagcattgatatattaaaacttAATTGATGAAAGGTAAgctataaattaattaatttacgtaTTTCCATAATGTGATCGTTTGAAAGATCATTtagatttttatctaattttttttatctaatcttttttatctaattgATTTTATCCAATTGGTTTTATTCTCtctaattgttttttcttttttttttatcttgattTTGAATAAGTGACGCGTATTTTGAAATGCTAGATAACatccattaaaattattaagaattatatttgCTATATGTCATAATTATAGAATGAtgcgatattaaataaagtttaattattgaaataatttttctatctatccgtTTAAAAGGACATGTCCTTGgtctcatatcgtacataaattattattgatatcgataattcaaaaatacaacataaatgtacatacatttttcccatttaaaaaatatttaatttgaatacTTTCAAGAATTAACATTTGAGTTTGTTACTTCGGATAATCTTTCAAGGcatattattaattcacaATGTTTCGTATGAGGAAACATATCCACGGCAATAGCTTTTATCGGTACAAAAGGTTCTCCGTAATATTGTTTCGATCTTGGTCTTGAGAGATCTATCAAGTTTCTCATAGCTGCTCGAGGGTCACAAGATATATAAACTAATCTTGTCAATTTTCTCGTTTTacgtaacgttaataatgttttttgatctaaaaataaatatgtgtaaagttatttaaatatattactctATATCTatgcttaatttttttttttcttttttgttttgtttttaccaTATTCTTTCTTACTTACGTATACCAGCTCTTGGTGGATCAACCACAGCTACAATACGAGATTTTGTTGCCCTTTGAATAAtaggatataaaatatcttctgCTTTACCAACAAAAAATTCACAATTGGTAACACCATTTTGAACAGCATTTTGTTTTGCATCTTTAATAGCATCGGATACAACTTCTACTCCTAACACTTCACCGCAATGCTGCagcaataaaaattgtatcagcgaagattgaaatttgttgCTATTTTATTAACCAtacaatatattgaaaaataaaaaaaaaaaaaaaaacctttgaGAATGATAAACCTATAGTTCCAGTTCCGCAACAAATATCCAATAATGTAGTGTCGTTAGTTGGTTCTGCCATATCGATGACTGCTTTATATAAAACTTCAGCACTTAATGTATTCACTTGGAAAAAGGCTTGTGGTGATAtacgaaatttcttttctaacaaaatttcttcgatatattCAGTTCCACTTATATGCTGTAGAACGTTTCTAGATTCGCTGCCGACACttctaaaaacaaaaaaacaaaaaaagaacaaaaaaaattaaaatacataaagtgaaaaataaaaaccacGATCATTTCGcatttaacaataacatacTTATTTTCCATTGTTTGAAAATAAAGTGATGTAACATCTATAGTGGATCCTTTTCCAGAttcaaaaaattctttcaattGATTTTGTAACTCTTTTAACCTTTCAATGGTTAAATCTTGAGGATTTATTCCAACTATTAACATTAATTGATTGAGACGACTAGTTCTAGCAGTAACTTGTTTCCAATATCCACTGTGATCTACTGGATTAAAAGGTTCTAATCCAGAATTTTGTACAAATTCTTCTAATGTctatagaataaatataattatattaaaattattttacatatcaaagaattaaattattattgattattgaaGAGtgcgaaataaaatatattgccTTTACTGcagttttcatatttttaggAATGTGACAAAGGTCATCAATAGGACCTACTGCTGTACAACCAGCAGCATAACTAGACAATCTAAATCCAATTATAACTTTATCACCTTCTATATTCTTACctgaaatattatcaaaatattcaattataattCATCCGTACAAGtatagaattttctttaaaaaaaaaaaaaaaatcatttaccaATCGTAAATTCACACTTGTTTCTATAAGCTTCTGTACTTTCGGCATGTAAAATAGGTTTCAATTCACAAGgcaaattttcatataatttcttttgcgAATTAATCCACTCAGACAAATGTACGTTTCCTTCAAGCATTTTCTGACCAATTTTCATTAACACAGATCTCATTTCCTTTTGCTTAAATTCAAGCTGAAATATAATCATAGATATTTCAGTATTTAAATGTTCTTTAAAACATTCAATAGTTTCTCAAACAAattcatattcttatattcttacTTGACTCGAATAAGGCATGTTCCAAAGAGGAGTCGTTGTAAATTTAATTCTATCCACAGCCGACATATCTGGATCGTAatgttcattttttaatttcttattacttttattctcttctaattttcttttaacaaaaGGATCTGGAGCTGGTTTAGCGATCTATATAATACAATGACAATAgtcaatatttaaaagagaataaaatttgtcaaatttttaaagataaaaaacatGAAAGAGAATACCTGCGCAGAAAGCTTACAGTTTTTCCATAAAATTCCATTTAAAGTAGATATTGCTCGCTGACGACATTCTTCGCTTCTAAAACAAACATACAGCCAACCGCTTGACTGTTTCGGTGGTTTTACCTTGCAAGTTTGTAAATCAAGTTTTTCattcaacaattttttaaactcTCCAATTCCATAATATTTTGGCAAACCACGCACTTCAACTTTAAATTTTTCTGATGTGAAATTATCCCTTTCGAGATAAGCATAcggatcattttcatttttctccgtTGTATCCTCCACTGTTGgagtttcttttgtttcagaatcggtcattataaaaatttaatttttatacactcaataaattctttttatcaattatctaCAAGTGCGTCGAATAAATGATTTAAGGTTAGATCACCATGCCGCAttcttcaaaaaataattccttataaaaagattatattttttttcataaagcTAATGACAAAATATAACCTAAAAGTACAcaatttaaaataacaaatagatATTTACGTTGAATGCGTTGAATACAAATAATTTgcacattttatttaaaacttcACATTTGGCAATAAACGTGCAGAAACATTTCATTTAACGTGATAGAATATCGCTATGATGGAATCACTTGTATATCatagaataaaaagtatatcaaGATAAATGTATATGGCGTAATCAAGTGTTCCACCTAGTGTTCCAAAGACCAATTCATTTTCTCTATTCCATTTAAAATTACAATCGTCTAGTCGATAAAATCGttcaatcgataataatattcagtcgataaaaataatcgatcaatAAAATTCTTCAGCCAATAacataaaaacgttttatttttacgaataaatctacgaagaaaatttattcatattaattaattacaatcaaTTATTCATCTCGATTTAGATCTATCATCCTCGATCTCTGattgaaatgatttaaaaattcacttactacttaagaagtttCTACGATAgcgattatttaaatattaatttattatattacgtcTACAttatacattgtttaaataattatgaaattatcgaaaatatgaaTCATTTAAAATCAACCGTacgaaaaaatagaatttcgATGTTTCTTCAGTGAAATGTTTACTAACCTAATAACTAACCAAGTCATTCgagtatttgtttttattgatattaattataaacaacgaaatgtaaaattatagagatattaaattataattattttatttataacacgTGTTACAAGctatttaatgtttaaataaatgaatttttgtttaaatgttatttaattatatcttttgtacttcatatattatttaaataattataaaattatcaaaggTGTGAATCATTTAAGAGTTCACTTCTACGAAAAGggaaaatttcgatattacttCGATGAAATGCAAAAGCCTCGACTATATCTATTGCTAATATCACACACGCTTCAAACAAAAAGTAATGAATAGCCTAAACAAGAAGTGATATACATAAGttctattgtaaaataaactagtttattcgaatgaaatcgtttaaataacattattacaaatatgcacacaattcatttataaaaatacattattattctctgtattatttatattgatagGCTTAATGAATGTAGATTCATGATTTTCTTCATTGTCAAGTGCTTTATCAGATTGAAAGATTAAAGTGAAATCtctaaagataaatatatattaattgtcaattataatatattatgaaatctatattattaatatatatatatatatatttttgtaaaaatatacctTTTTAATGCGTAACActcattattatctatgtttGTATTTACAGATTTTaggatatcatttttataattagacaatattgaattatctttacaaatttcttttatttcagaaTGAAGCTTAATagtatctatttctttttgatttttattttccatgtcttctttaaaacgttttattgtatctttgctttcttcgttaaatttatgttttctttttcttgttccatATGGTTTTTTAAATTCGTATTTAGATTTTAAACATCTGTTACGTGGAAAAGATagatgtatattattttataagaaaaattatattaatagtttATCTGATTACTTTATATGATTACTTTAATGGActagttttaattttattctttaaagtTTCAAAAAAATCAGTATCATCTtcgtcatttttgttttctaccaTCGGTTGTAACAAAAGtttattagataaattttgTCGAGTAATAGCAGGAGaacatattatttctaatgaatATAAGTTCCTTctgaataaaaattgtacagaataattatagaaatgattaatattaatatttgaaatataaatacttgAACAGATGGAATTTAAATTTTCTGGATCCATTATAGAAGCCTTTGTTTTTAATACTATAGATTCATATGAGCTCATTTGTAATTtgtacaaattaataatagcagATGAAACTTTCTTAATTGTTACTTCATCATTAATATTGCATCAActaaattatgaaaatgaatgtaataaaatttaaattataacacaaatattttaaatataatataaagaaataagttccataaaaaagatatggtcgaaaatgaatttgaaatgaaatcgttgaaaatgtcaaataaatttctatctattataaaattattgttaaatagaAAACAATATCTCTAATTTTATGAAGATCGTGTCGCAGTTatctaagaaaaatttttctaaacttTGATTAGGACCAATCAGAACTAATCAAAATAAACGCGcgtaaattttgaaaaatgacaatatagaaatattttgattattaaattattaaaattaatatattataatataaaatttactaaTTTAATAATCAACGCGCCcatcaaaatttataaatgtatttatattaatcattattatttgacattaatcttatcaatatttccaaaaaattcaattttttataaacgaaattcaaatttctctctctctgtctctctctctctctctctctctctctttgtcactCAGAAGCAAGATGCGCAGAAGTACATGCACAATGATTTATTATGTTCAGCTCACAGGTTTTTCGcaagagaaatattaattaacgggTCACTCGATAAAACAAATGAGTAAAGAAAACAGAatgttatctatataattgattaatataagctgttaaatataattatataaccagcgtttattaatactatcaaTCAGtctattaaaacaaatttgaGGTTAGTTATTACATGTAAATTCATGTTAGATTTCATCACATAGACTCATAACCTCTTTCAATGctgtatcttttatatattaagcTTACGAAAAAGGTATATTAAAATtgtgaagaaggaaaaataaaagaatgcgGTGTGTTACAACGATTAAGAGTAAATTATTACCAGTGTTTCGTCATAATGGAACGATCAGTCGATCGTTTTACAGAAATCATCATCTAGAAACTCATAATATATTACCGGTTTATATTAAACCACAATTTCCTCGAACAGAATTTCCTAATCAAAGACTTGGAATATTAACTCGAAATATTCGAAATCGTAGACAGTGCGTAGCTGTTGcatctattaaattattttcaactaAGAAATCTGACAGAGATCCTCcgaagtatgtatatatatatatatatatttttttttttcataaacttaacatctttaaaattaataaagatcatAAAGGACACGTTaaaatatcgtaattttttagTGAAAATGATGCAGAGCAATCAGAGGACTATTCAGCTACATTACCTGCTACAGTGGTTGTACCAGAAGTATGGCCTCATGTACCAGTTATTGCAATCAGTAGAAATCCTGTTTTTCCTAGATTTATCAAGCTTATAGAACTTTCTAATCCTATTCTCATTGATTTAATACGTAGGAAGGTTAAATTAAATCAGCCTTATGTTgggatatttttgaaaaagaccGAAGAGTAATTATTCTTTTGACAATAGTTTATAAAATCATCAATAACATATATGATcatttaatagttattatatttacatagaaaTGAAGCAGAGATAGTACAAAATCTTGATGATATTTATTCCGTTGGCACATTTGCACAAATTCATGAAGTACAAGATTTAGGAAATCGCTTAAGACTTGTAATAATGGCACATCGAAGAATTAAAATCGTTGGACAAATACTAGAAGATGTTGCTGCTGTACAACCGGTGCATGGTAAGAAAATGGATATAATAGACATGTACTTAAATGAGATAGTATTTATTCATAAAGCCAAGTtcaaaaaaagcaagaaaaacaaaataatttatttattttataatattttatttactgttATTTGCAATGTtgtatcaatattttcaatagtTTTTAAAATGTATAGTTACTATCACAAAAATAGCTATAACAAACTGTTGCATAATTATCATGCACCAAAtgacgtatattttttttatacttcaaaaattattgtaaaattaattcagttaattattttctttttttttttttttcctttgcgccaaaattatcatttgtgcaagaagaatcattttttatttcattgcaaATATAAATCTGCCTATCTTATGCAGAGATGAAACTGACGTTTCCACTATTAAATACAACAATTAACGTCCCTGTAGACGATTCAATGACCACTGGTAAAGTGAGCCGTAGAACAACATCACGTAAAAAGTCAGGAtcagaaaaattagaaagatcAGAAAAATTAGATAATTCAAGTGCAGGAGAAGATACTCCACAGAATAAACCACTaattgaagaaaaacaagCAGAGCCTTCTTCCGAATCAACGACATCGGAATCTCAGCCAATTTTAATGGTAGAAGTTGTAAATGTTACTCATGAAAAATTTAGACAAACAGAAGAAATTAAggtattcataataatatttataaaatatctatgacTCCATtccatatataattgtataaaagttaaaatttatgattaataGGCACTTACacaagaattaattaaaactattAGAGATATCATAAGTATGAATCCATTGTATCGTGAATCTCTGCAACAAATGCTTCATCAAGGACAAAGAGTAGTCGACAATCCAGTTTACCTGAGTGATTTAGGTGCTGCTTTAACTGGAGCAGATGCACAAGAATTGCAGCAAGTCCTAGAAgaaatggatgtatgtatatcctttaatatttattgaataatatcaatattttgcgatatataattaatttcttttatttttattattttttttttttttttattttttctttttttttccccctcatAAATATAGATTCTTAAAAGATTGAGATTATCGCTTGCACTGTTAAAGAAGGAATATGAATTAAGTAAATTACAACAAAAGATTGGTAGGGAAGTTGAGGAAAAAGTAAAGCAACAACATAGAAAATACATATTGCATGAACAGTTAAAAGTCATTAAGAAAGAACTAGGTTTAGAAAAGGATGACAAAGAtgcgatagaagaaaaatatagagagaaaataaggcAGAAAACAGTTCCCAAACCTGTTATGGATGTATTAGatgaagaattaaataaattaagtttTTTAGAAAGTCATAGTAGTGAATTTAAGTGAGTACTTTCGAgaataactttttaataattttgttatgttTACTATacattcaattcttttttttttttttttttttttttctttttttatttctttttttgtccacATCCAGTGTTACAAGAAATTATTTAGATTGGCTAACTTCAATGCCTTGGGGTATAACTAGTccagaaaatttaaatttacaacAGGCTGTAGAAATTTTAGATGAAGATCATTATGGAATGgaggatattaaaaaaagaattcttggTATATAATCGTTTGACATTTTTGTCTAAAAAattgatagtaataaaattttacatatgCCTTGTTCTATTTTTCAGAATTTATTGCTGTCAGCCAATTGAAAGGTTCAACtcaaggaaaaatattatgtttccATGGTCCTCCTGGAGTAGGAAAAACATCTATAGCTAAATCGATAGCTCGTGCACTTAATAGAGAATATTTCAGATTTAGCGTTGGAGGAATGACAGATGTAGCAGAAATTAAAGGACATAGAAGAACATATGTAGGAGCCATGCCTGGCAAAGTTATTCAATGCTTGAAAAAGACCCAAACTGAAAATCCATTAGTGCTGATAGACGAAGTAGATAAAATTGGAAAGTGTGTACttcaatgatataaatattttattataaattttgtgaaacaaataatttgttaCATATATGATTAATAGGGGACATCAAGGAGACCCTGCTTCTGCCCTTTTAGAAATGTTGGATCCAGAACAAAATGCGAACTTCTTAGATCATTATTTGGACGTTGCAGTCGATCTATCAAAAGTTTTGTTTATATGCACGGCAAATGTAGTTGATACTATTCCAGAACCTCTTAGAGATCGAATGGAAATGATCGAGATGTCCGGTTATGTAGCAGAAGAAAAACTTGCAATTgctaaacaatatttaatacCACAGGCTATGAATGATTGCGGGCTTAACGATTCGCAAATTACTATGCAGGACAATTCACTTACAtctttgattaaatattattgtcgagAATCAGGAGTTAGAAATCTTCAGaaacatatagaaaaaattcacCGTAAAGTGGCTTTCAAAGTcgttaagaaagaaatagacagaATCGATATAACTGCAAGCAATTTACATGATTTTGTAGGAAAGCCTGTATTTACACAAGATAGAATGTATGAAATTACACCTCCAGGTGTAGTTATGGGTCTTGCATGGACTGCCATGGGTGGTTCTACATTGTTTATTGAAACTGCTATTCGAAAACCTACAAATGTAAACAAGATGGAGGGTACATGTGAATCAACTGGCCACTTAGGAGAAGTTATGAAAGAATCAATACATATAGCATTGACAGTAGCTAAGAactttttaaaagaagaagatccatcaaatacatttttatatgattCTCATATACATTTACATGTTCCTGAAGGAGCTACTCCAAAAGATGGACCAAGCGCGGGTGTAACTATAGCAACAGCATTAATTTCTCTTGCTAAAAATCAAGCTATTAGGCAGGATGTTGCTATGACAGGAGAACTTAGTTTAATAGGAAAAGTTTTACCTGTTGGTGGtattaaagaaaagacaattgcggtaaataaaataatctaatatattaaaatgtgtATGCAACAGAATATAATCTTTTGttatatgttaattatattatcaggCAAAAAGGGTAGATGTTAAGTGCATAATATTACcagaggaaaataagaaagatttcAATGATCTTCCAAAATATATAACAGATGGTCTTGAAGTTCATTTTGCTTCAACATTTGAAGACGTTTATCGTATATGTTTCCTAGAAGGACAAAAAGCTCCAACTATTAACAATGACgaaacattttcaaatattcatatatcatCCAAACAACCAGCACCTTTAATTGGTAAACAGGATTCTTTATGAAGATAtactttatgaaaatatactttattatatataggtttgtattttgtatatttaatcATCTTATATAGtcttaatcaatattatttaaaaataaatttgttataatcTCTCTAATATGAATGCAAAATTGCAGCGTCCAACAGTATCCAAGTCGGATATATTCATTGATAATGGAGCCTGTTATGTTAATCTTGTACAAGACAGTTTAATTGGTCatttttacttcatttttaaatgctattgaaaaatatgtataaaaactgTAAAATGTGAcagaatttttctatattattatgtactgccagatagtataattatagaaagcagtttatatttcattacagATTTTTGTAATCGACATTCATTTAAGGAACATAAGATTCTACACAAAAATcagtatagttattaacaatattaaatacaatgtatatttttcaaaaaaagttaaaaagtaAGTATGATAgtagttattatcaaaataattattgaatgtCTTGAGAAgccaaaattaattttaaatatattttcgatttaattaaaataggtaagaaagaatattattcaaagattaacaatagaaatatatataattaaaatttttaaaaagattaatttatctcaatatatttgctaaataaatatttttattttgtacaaatttatgaactataaaatataatggaatttatgaattataacatttaacaatacttggattattcttttaatataattgttcaaattgaatatctttaatatgagtaaatttaaaatattattatatttccatataatttcaattttattgataatatacaatttattaaatagaagATATAAAGTTTGCTAATTTGtctaacatatattatattattgataaaatttataacatgCAAATTGAAATATGGCCAgatgtacatattttattcttttattatatcatcatttattttataataacatcaattttGATAATCCATTTGAATATggaagatttttatttctttcatggataaacatatattttcaaatcaaaatatatataaatatatatatatatatatatatatatatatatatatattggtatgtatatataatgtataaaatattacatttgatatatttttcgtaTCAGCATAGATCAGATATCTAgctatatcattaatttatataaatctattatgatcaagagaaataaaataatattatcgttggaattaataacatttattgtctgaattaataataatcatatataaacatatgaaataaattaaaagtgaaaaaacaaaacaaaacaaaacaatgaaaaaagaaaaaagacaatttTAAAATTGGGGTTAAAATGTTTGACCATTTGTGTTTATAAATttcgaaacaaataaaagctTTAGATatggaatatatttaatgCAAGTTTCtcgaaaaagtaagaagatcATGCTCGAAGTCTATATAAAAACTGTGACAGTTGCAAAGTAAGCGAGGTTGAAAatgatcaataaatataaccCCTGCCGCTTAAAGAAGCGTTATCCCTTTAGCCGATCAGCCATGACGTAAATCACGacgtgaaaagaagaaatattaaaagaaggaaaacgaaacaaaacaaaacaaaaaaaaaaaaaaaaaacaagacaaaaaaagaaaaagaaggaggaggaaaatgAGGAAGTGGAAAGATCGATAGAAGAAACGAACgcatataataatacgtattacATATAACGGTGAATATAAGTGTAGGTGTAGATGTAGATGTAGGTATCACActtatcgatcttatcgatGTCCTTCATAGAAAGATCTTACAATTCCTGGTCAGCAGAAACATCCGTTTGGGAAAAATAATTGCATAGTTAACatcatttgtttcttctttttttcttcttttctttttttcttccaatatatttatttcgtgtTCTTGTTTTACGAAGTGTCGCTATCAATGAGACACACAATTACGAGCGAAAAGTTACGTTCAACAATGTAATACAATTTCACGTCTTCTCTCTACACGGATATTACGTGGATACTACATCTCTGTCAATGGTATGTTTTCTACGTACGAGATAGACGAAGTGCACGCGCacgaaaatagaagagaacaGTAAgtaaacacatacataaatattatgtgaacgtcatgtttctctttttctctctctctctgtctctttctttgcctttctctctctctctctctctctctctctctctctttctctttctctttctccattcatctatctatctttctctctttctctctctttctgtctctttcttttatacgattttttttctttctttctattggaTGACCCAAATTTTGAAAGCTGAGAAAAGCAAGCCATTTCCTGTCAAAGTATTCGTCCgtgaaaatttgttttctcttttgccGTTAGACTAACTATCTCAAAAACATTGACCtcacatataataattttgcttTAAACGCACCGGGCAAATGCAAAGAGG harbors:
- the LOC124424226 gene encoding tRNA (uracil-5-)-methyltransferase homolog A; this translates as MTDSETKETPTVEDTTEKNENDPYAYLERDNFTSEKFKVEVRGLPKYYGIGEFKKLLNEKLDLQTCKVKPPKQSSGWLYVCFRSEECRQRAISTLNGILWKNCKLSAQIAKPAPDPFVKRKLEENKSNKKLKNEHYDPDMSAVDRIKFTTTPLWNMPYSSQLEFKQKEMRSVLMKIGQKMLEGNVHLSEWINSQKKLYENLPCELKPILHAESTEAYRNKCEFTIGKNIEGDKVIIGFRLSSYAAGCTAVGPIDDLCHIPKNMKTAVKTLEEFVQNSGLEPFNPVDHSGYWKQVTARTSRLNQLMLIVGINPQDLTIERLKELQNQLKEFFESGKGSTIDVTSLYFQTMENKSVGSESRNVLQHISGTEYIEEILLEKKFRISPQAFFQVNTLSAEVLYKAVIDMAEPTNDTTLLDICCGTGTIGLSFSKHCGEVLGVEVVSDAIKDAKQNAVQNGVTNCEFFVGKAEDILYPIIQRATKSRIVAVVDPPRAGIHQKTLLTLRKTRKLTRLVYISCDPRAAMRNLIDLSRPRSKQYYGEPFVPIKAIAVDMFPHTKHCELIICLERLSEVTNSNVNS
- the LOC124424111 gene encoding lon protease homolog, mitochondrial isoform X2; this translates as MRCVTTIKSKLLPVFRHNGTISRSFYRNHHLETHNILPVYIKPQFPRTEFPNQRLGILTRNIRNRRQCVAVASIKLFSTKKSDRDPPNENDAEQSEDYSATLPATVVVPEVWPHVPVIAISRNPVFPRFIKLIELSNPILIDLIRRKVKLNQPYVGIFLKKTEENEAEIVQNLDDIYSVGTFAQIHEVQDLGNRLRLVIMAHRRIKIVGQILEDVAAVQPVHDDSMTTGKVSRRTTSRKKSGSEKLERSEKLDNSSAGEDTPQNKPLIEEKQAEPSSESTTSESQPILMVEVVNVTHEKFRQTEEIKALTQELIKTIRDIISMNPLYRESLQQMLHQGQRVVDNPVYLSDLGAALTGADAQELQQVLEEMDILKRLRLSLALLKKEYELSKLQQKIGREVEEKVKQQHRKYILHEQLKVIKKELGLEKDDKDAIEEKYREKIRQKTVPKPVMDVLDEELNKLSFLESHSSEFNVTRNYLDWLTSMPWGITSPENLNLQQAVEILDEDHYGMEDIKKRILEFIAVSQLKGSTQGKILCFHGPPGVGKTSIAKSIARALNREYFRFSVGGMTDVAEIKGHRRTYVGAMPGKVIQCLKKTQTENPLVLIDEVDKIGKGHQGDPASALLEMLDPEQNANFLDHYLDVAVDLSKVLFICTANVVDTIPEPLRDRMEMIEMSGYVAEEKLAIAKQYLIPQAMNDCGLNDSQITMQDNSLTSLIKYYCRESGVRNLQKHIEKIHRKVAFKVVKKEIDRIDITASNLHDFVGKPVFTQDRMYEITPPGVVMGLAWTAMGGSTLFIETAIRKPTNVNKMEGTCESTGHLGEVMKESIHIALTVAKNFLKEEDPSNTFLYDSHIHLHVPEGATPKDGPSAGVTIATALISLAKNQAIRQDVAMTGELSLIGKVLPVGGIKEKTIAAKRVDVKCIILPEENKKDFNDLPKYITDGLEVHFASTFEDVYRICFLEGQKAPTINNDETFSNIHISSKQPAPLIGKQDSL
- the LOC124424111 gene encoding lon protease homolog, mitochondrial isoform X1 produces the protein MRCVTTIKSKLLPVFRHNGTISRSFYRNHHLETHNILPVYIKPQFPRTEFPNQRLGILTRNIRNRRQCVAVASIKLFSTKKSDRDPPNENDAEQSEDYSATLPATVVVPEVWPHVPVIAISRNPVFPRFIKLIELSNPILIDLIRRKVKLNQPYVGIFLKKTEENEAEIVQNLDDIYSVGTFAQIHEVQDLGNRLRLVIMAHRRIKIVGQILEDVAAVQPVHEMKLTFPLLNTTINVPVDDSMTTGKVSRRTTSRKKSGSEKLERSEKLDNSSAGEDTPQNKPLIEEKQAEPSSESTTSESQPILMVEVVNVTHEKFRQTEEIKALTQELIKTIRDIISMNPLYRESLQQMLHQGQRVVDNPVYLSDLGAALTGADAQELQQVLEEMDILKRLRLSLALLKKEYELSKLQQKIGREVEEKVKQQHRKYILHEQLKVIKKELGLEKDDKDAIEEKYREKIRQKTVPKPVMDVLDEELNKLSFLESHSSEFNVTRNYLDWLTSMPWGITSPENLNLQQAVEILDEDHYGMEDIKKRILEFIAVSQLKGSTQGKILCFHGPPGVGKTSIAKSIARALNREYFRFSVGGMTDVAEIKGHRRTYVGAMPGKVIQCLKKTQTENPLVLIDEVDKIGKGHQGDPASALLEMLDPEQNANFLDHYLDVAVDLSKVLFICTANVVDTIPEPLRDRMEMIEMSGYVAEEKLAIAKQYLIPQAMNDCGLNDSQITMQDNSLTSLIKYYCRESGVRNLQKHIEKIHRKVAFKVVKKEIDRIDITASNLHDFVGKPVFTQDRMYEITPPGVVMGLAWTAMGGSTLFIETAIRKPTNVNKMEGTCESTGHLGEVMKESIHIALTVAKNFLKEEDPSNTFLYDSHIHLHVPEGATPKDGPSAGVTIATALISLAKNQAIRQDVAMTGELSLIGKVLPVGGIKEKTIAAKRVDVKCIILPEENKKDFNDLPKYITDGLEVHFASTFEDVYRICFLEGQKAPTINNDETFSNIHISSKQPAPLIGKQDSL